The window CCCGCGGGGCCAGGACCTTGTACGGCTGCAGCTTCTGCGCCATCGGAATCCTCCTGCGAAGTAGTGGGCCGCGCCGGGCGGCCCTGAACCGGAACCATGACTCCCTAAGAAAAGACTCCCTGAGAAAACTCTAGTCGCTCGGCCCGCCGGAGGCAAAGGTCTCCTGGGCCGCCAGCACGGTGTTGCAGTGGATGGTGACCGTGTCCTCGACCTTGCGGGCGTAGCCCCCGGCGTAGGTCACCATCACCGGGATGTTGTGGGCGCGGGCGGCACGGAAGACCATGAGGTCGCGCTTCTTCAGGCCCTCGATGGTGAGCGCCAGGCCGCCCAACTGGTCCTCCTGGTAAGGGTCGGCGCCGGCCAGATAGCAGAGCAGGTCGGGCTGGAACTGGCGCAGCCCCGCGCTCAGCGCCTGGTCGAGCCAGGCCAGGTACTCCTTGTCGGCGGTGCCGTCGGGCAGGTTCACGTCGATCGAGGACGGCGGCTTCCACGCCGGGTAGTTCTTCTCCTGGTGCAGGGAGATGGTGAAGACGTCGCCGTCGTGGATGGCCTGCTCGTGCGCCGGGCCCAGGCGCCCGGGGGTGGCGGGCTGGCCCGCGGGCAGACCGAGGTGCGCGCTCTCCGGCGGCCCGAAGATGGCGGCGGTGCCGTTGCCCTGGTGGACGTCGCAGTCCACGGTCATGGCCCGCTC is drawn from Terriglobales bacterium and contains these coding sequences:
- a CDS encoding histone deacetylase — its product is MLPFKLVYSDGYYLPIGAHVFPAEKYRLIHQRLLDDATAGASDFLVPEPARDEDVLLVHTPQYVRKLRHAMLTPYEEMQMEIPYSPDLVEAFWLAAGGSILAARRALQEKVCFNLGGGFHHAFPDHGEGFCMIHDVAIAIRRLQKDKLIERAMTVDCDVHQGNGTAAIFGPPESAHLGLPAGQPATPGRLGPAHEQAIHDGDVFTISLHQEKNYPAWKPPSSIDVNLPDGTADKEYLAWLDQALSAGLRQFQPDLLCYLAGADPYQEDQLGGLALTIEGLKKRDLMVFRAARAHNIPVMVTYAGGYARKVEDTVTIHCNTVLAAQETFASGGPSD